The Neovison vison isolate M4711 chromosome 13, ASM_NN_V1, whole genome shotgun sequence genome includes a region encoding these proteins:
- the APH1B gene encoding gamma-secretase subunit APH-1B isoform X1, with protein MTAAVFFGCAFIAFGPALALYIFTIATEPLRVIFLIIGAFFWLVSLLFSSLFWFMARAITDNKDGPIQKYLLILGVLVSVLIQEMFRFVYYKLLKKASEGLKTINPDETAPSMRLLAYVSGLGFGIMSGVFAFVNTLSDSLGPGTVGIHGDSPQFFLNSAFMTLVIILLHVFWGIIFFDGCEKKKWSALLVVLLTHLLVSALTFISPHYGINLVSTYLIMVLMGIWAFFVAGGSCRSLKLCLLCQDKDFLLFNQRSR; from the exons ATGACGGCGGCCGTGTTCTTTGGCTGCGCCTTCATTGCCTTCGGGCCTGCGCTGGCCCTCTACATCTTCACCATCGCCACCGAGCCGTTGCGCGTCATCTTCCTCATCATCGG aGCTTTTTTCTGGTTGGTGTCTCTGctgttttcctcccttttttggtTCATGGCAAGAGCCATCACTGACAACAAAGATGGACCAATACAGAAATATCTGCTGATCTTGGGAGTGTTGGTCTCAGTCCTTATCCAAGAAATGTTTCGGTTTGTGTATTATAAACTCTTAAA aaaagccaGCGAGGGTTTGAAGACTATAAACCCAGACGAGACAGCACCTTCTATGCGATTGCTGGCCTATG tTTCTGGCTTAGGCTTTGGAATCATGAGTGGAGTATTTGCCTTTGTAAATACCCTTTCTGACTCCTTGGGACCAGGCACAGTGGGCATCCATGGAGACTCTCCCCAGTTCTTCCTAAATTCAG CTTTCATGACGCTGGTTATCATATTGCTGCATGTGTTCTGGGGTATcatattttttgatggctgtgagAAGAAAAAGTGGTCTGCCCTTCTTGTAGTTCTGCTGACACACCTGCTGGTGTCTGCCCTG acttTCATAAGTCCTCATTACGGAATAAATCTGGTATCCACATATTTAATTATGGTACTCATGGGCATCTGGGCATTCTTTGTTGCTGGAGGCAGCTGCCGAAGCCTGAAGCTCTGCCTACTCTGCCAAGACAAGGACTTCCTCCTTTTCAACCAGCGCTCCAGATAA
- the APH1B gene encoding gamma-secretase subunit APH-1B isoform X2 produces the protein MTAAVFFGCAFIAFGPALALYIFTIATEPLRVIFLIIGKASEGLKTINPDETAPSMRLLAYVSGLGFGIMSGVFAFVNTLSDSLGPGTVGIHGDSPQFFLNSAFMTLVIILLHVFWGIIFFDGCEKKKWSALLVVLLTHLLVSALTFISPHYGINLVSTYLIMVLMGIWAFFVAGGSCRSLKLCLLCQDKDFLLFNQRSR, from the exons ATGACGGCGGCCGTGTTCTTTGGCTGCGCCTTCATTGCCTTCGGGCCTGCGCTGGCCCTCTACATCTTCACCATCGCCACCGAGCCGTTGCGCGTCATCTTCCTCATCATCGG aaaagccaGCGAGGGTTTGAAGACTATAAACCCAGACGAGACAGCACCTTCTATGCGATTGCTGGCCTATG tTTCTGGCTTAGGCTTTGGAATCATGAGTGGAGTATTTGCCTTTGTAAATACCCTTTCTGACTCCTTGGGACCAGGCACAGTGGGCATCCATGGAGACTCTCCCCAGTTCTTCCTAAATTCAG CTTTCATGACGCTGGTTATCATATTGCTGCATGTGTTCTGGGGTATcatattttttgatggctgtgagAAGAAAAAGTGGTCTGCCCTTCTTGTAGTTCTGCTGACACACCTGCTGGTGTCTGCCCTG acttTCATAAGTCCTCATTACGGAATAAATCTGGTATCCACATATTTAATTATGGTACTCATGGGCATCTGGGCATTCTTTGTTGCTGGAGGCAGCTGCCGAAGCCTGAAGCTCTGCCTACTCTGCCAAGACAAGGACTTCCTCCTTTTCAACCAGCGCTCCAGATAA